One window of the Trypanosoma brucei gambiense DAL972 chromosome 5, complete sequence genome contains the following:
- a CDS encoding 60S ribosomal protein L2, putative: MGKTVLTCRKGNGSVYQVHGHKRLGPAKLRILDYAERHGFMRGVVKAIEHEPGRGAPLARVEFRHPYKYRRVKELMVAPEGMFTGQSMLCGVKAPLAIGNVLPLGQITEGCIVCNVEAKVGDRGTLARASGDYCIIISHNTETGRTRLKLPSGQKKTVPSSCRAMIGIVAGGGRIEKPVLKAGNSFYRFRGKRNCWPKVRGVARNPVEHPHGGGNHQHIGHPSTVSRHAPPGQKVGLIAARRTGRIRGSRAVRGAWHPEE; this comes from the coding sequence ATGGGGAAGACAGTGCTTACCTGCCGTAAGGGCAACGGCTCTGTGTACCAGGTGCATGGCCACAAGCGGCTCGGACCCGCGAAGCTGCGCATTCTCGACTACGCCGAGCGTCACGGTTTCATGCGCGGTGTTGTGAAGGCCATCGAACACGAGCCTGGTCGCGGTGCTCCGCTGGCGCGCGTTGAGTTCCGCCACCCGTATAAATACCGCCGCGTGAAGGAATTGATGGTCGCTCCGGAAGGCATGTTCACCGGACAGTCGATGCTCTGTGGTGTTAAGGCACCGCTTGCTATTGGGAATGTCCTGCCACTCGGTCAAATCACGGAGGGTTGCATCGTTTGCAACGTGGAGGCGAAGGTTGGCGACCGCGGTACCCTCGCCCGTGCTTCTGGCGACTATTGCATTATTATTTCGCACAACACTGAAACGGGTCGCACCCGCCTCAAGCTTCCAAGCGGCCAGAAGAAAACGGTTCCCAGCAGCTGCCGTGCCATGATTGGCATCGTCGCCGGTGGTGGCCGTATTGAAAAGCCGGTCCTTAAAGCCGGTAATTCCTTCTACCGCTTCCGTGGCAAACGCAACTGCTGGCCCAAGGTACGTGGTGTGGCTCGTAACCCCGTGGAGCACCCTCACGGTGGTGGTAACCATCAACATATTGGCCACCCCTCCACCGTTTCGCGCCACGCCCCACCCGGACAGAAGGTTGGTTTAATTGCTGCCCGTCGCACGGGTCGGATTCGCGGTAGCAGAGCTGTCAGGGGCGCATGGCATCCTGAAGAGTAA
- a CDS encoding choline/ethanolamine kinase, putative produces the protein MHIRTTTPVLTSLTSCNFGTSSLGDTSPYCMALRPFPLGNTPLHAVIRRSAREFECVEAGIASNAVRSPSTASWVSAESLDSIISLVNRTSEEMEVDQLIYRLCRSLYHVAKKKSAQIHCHPNHQERQQQQQQASSSGWRSVECEGHFSNMRGREDWCPLLHLFDPRSYYKVMGQPSQHDGCKLCGDVVGTESSPEGVSQWLMSELSVTRLTGGNSNHVYRLGHASFPKKAVLLRVYGDGGGGDVIDRARDIKVMRLMSKSEMGPGLLHTFHWGRVEEFMDGVLTCTTEKLLTSPSLLADVYGGLSKMHQLDYTPLLPENMRTKGMSNGHNSSQSVSDTVSKSGGGQEGPDGTVGGVNELESTCHTSFERVCLRLLRLVSLNVVEEHRHSLESWLAGEVMFVRRELQYRGIPVVLSHNDLNPGNILLSDGAGEVSGTVFSDEELRVENTPLSKRYVTRKGKNMNLVERRGFLFIDFEYADANYRCFDLGNTLCELDYDYTRGTEAGGRGFIKYLFVFPPPAMEEAWRGLGEEYPRMPELIYDAWRRGVCDGSSDIGSVALLAVRRYFAERDNVPLETVELSEAQVGEVLLGMLASHLYWTIWSMTMGSAPDNCVECEDCDDQMFAVGGSGLDYMRYGECRLREYIALRGWLAEKGLLS, from the coding sequence ATGCACATTCGCACTACCACTCCAGTTCTCACTAGCTTAACGTCTTGTAACTTTGGAACTTCCTCTTTAGGGGATACATCGCCGTATTGCATGGCATTACGACCGTTCCCGTTGGGGAACACACCGCTGCATGCCGTCATTCGGCGTTCTGCTCGTGAATTTGAATGTGTTGAGGCGGGAATTGCCTCGAATGCTGTTCGTTCACCTTCGACTGCATCATGGGTTTCTGCAGAGTCCCTTGATAGTATCATTTCACTGGTTAACCGCACATCTGAAGAAATGGAGGTGGATCAACTCATTTATCGCCTCTGCCGTTCCCTTTACCATGTGGCCAAGAAAAAATCTGCACAGATCCACTGCCACCCCAACCACCAggagcggcaacaacaacagcagcaagccagcagcagcggctggCGTTCCGTCGAATGTGAGGGTCACTTCTCCAACATGCGCGGCCGTGAGGACTGGTGCCCGTTGTTGCACCTCTTTGATCCAAGGAGTTATTATAAGGTGATGGGGCAACCGAGTCAACACGACGGGTGCAAACTTTGTGGTGATGTGGTGGGTACAGAGAGCAGTCCTGAAGGTGTTTCGCAGTGGCTGATGAGCGAATTGAGCGTAACGCGACTTACGGGTGGCAACAGCAACCACGTGTATCGGCTGGGCCACGCTTCTTTCCCCAAGAAAGCTGTTCTTCTGCGCGTGtatggtgatggtggtggggGTGACGTGATTGACCGGGCCCGGGATATTAAAGTGATGCGACTTATGAGCAAGTCAGAGATGGGTCCAGGCTTATTGCATACTTTCCACTGGGGCCGCGTTGAGGAATTTATGGATGGTGTGTTGACGTGCACAACGGAGAAGCTCCTTACTTCTCCATCCCTACTTGCTGATGTGTATGGAGGTTTAAGTAAGATGCATCAGTTGGATTACACGCCGCTTCTGCCAGAAAACATGAGGACAAAGGGGATGTCTAACGGGCATAATTCATCTCAGAGTGTGAGCGACACGGTTTCTAAATCAGGTGGTGGACAGGAGGGACCTGACGGCACAGTGGGGGGCGTGAATGAGCTGGAAAGCACTTGTCATACCTCTTTCGAGCGTGTATGTCTCCGGTTGCTTAGGTTAGTGTCCTTGAATGTGGTGGAGGAACACCGTCACTCGCTTGAGAGCTGGTTAGCTGGTGAGGTCATGTTCGTGCGAAGGGAACTGCAATATCGTGGGATACCGGTGGTGTTGTCACACAACGATCTAAACCCTGGAAACATTCTTCTTTCCGATGGAGCAGGAGAGGTCAGCGGTACCGTCTTCAGTGACGAGGAGCTGAGAGTGGAGAACACACCGTTGTCAAAGCGTTATGTGACCcgaaaaggcaaaaacatGAACCTTGTGGAGCGCCgtggtttcctttttattgATTTTGAGTACGCGGATGCCAACTACCGCTGCTTCGACCTTGGGAACACGCTTTGCGAGCTGGACTACGACTATACCCGTGGAACAGAAGCGGGAGGCCGGGGATTCATCAAATatctttttgtatttcccccGCCCGCAATGGAGGAGGCATGGCGTGGGCTCGGGGAGGAGTACCCCCGCATGCCGGAGCTCATTTATGATGCCTGGCGTCGTGGCGTGTGTGATGGATCGTCGGATATCGGCTCTGTGGCTTTGCTCGCCGTGAGACGTTACTTCGCAGAGCGGGACAATGTGCCACTTGAAACTGTGGAACTCAGTGAAGCTCAGGTTGGGGAGGTGCTGCTTGGTATGCTCGCCTCGCATCTCTATTGGACAATCTGGTCGATGACAATGGGATCTGCACCGGATAATTGCGTTGAATGCGAGGACTGCGATGATCAGATGTTTGCTGTAGGCGGAAGTGGGCTTGATTACATGCGATATGGTGAATGTCGTCTGCGGGAGTACATTGCTCTGCGTGGTTGGCTCGCAGAGAAGGGGCTTCTTTCCTga
- a CDS encoding pre-mRNA splicing factor ATP-dependent RNA helicase, putative — protein sequence MLSKRNREGSRGAMGCGEKNPYTGRVLSSRYHALRGVREKLPIFAAKQKIQRLISRYQTLLLVGETGSGKTTQVPQFVLEMNPEHAIACTQPRRVAAISVSERVAEELDVTLGEEVGYCIRFDDTSSDRTRLKYLTDGMLLREAMGDPMLQRYSVIILDEAHERTVHTDILIGAVKDLLHRRPDLRVVVMSATLEERRFQSYFPEAPLVHVSGRMYDVEVYNSRLPEANYLEASIRTAMQIHLYEGPGDILIFLTGEDEIEQAVERLRLGIPMAEHTNADCHKGPVAVLPLYSALPPKEQRKVFQAAPEGTRKIVVATNVAETSLTIDGVVFVIDSGFSKQKVYNPKLRVESLLVTPISQASARQRCGRAGRTRPGKCFRLYTAKAFDTLLQQQTYPEILRCNLGSVILHMKMMGIEDLVNFDFVEPPAPETLMRALELLNYLGAINDDGDMTKFGRRVADFPLEPEMAAMLLHSPEYGCSDDIARICAMMSVQSPFVTPRNDQRGCAMRCRDQFYHPTGDHLALLNVFNAFYEGSNQSGSWASENYLNPRVMKQSVSIYRQLIGIMRRLNLSICSTYSAAQWGGAGDGESDEYANEVRRAVLRGYFTKVALSLPTKNQFLTLKDNVKCLLFPSTFLNRRPKFVVFNELVLTTNTYIRTVTSVSDEWLLEVSPLYFDPSEFEGVSRQVFEELHRRNKRNNAAERDQNKDCLNGHKRRRGGDAPDNGDDDDDDSS from the coding sequence ATGCTGAGTAAAAGGAACAGGGAGGGGTCGCGAGGAGCGATGGGGTGCGGAGAGAAAAATCCGTACACAGGCCGAGTGCTGAGTTCCCGTTATCATGCGCTTCGCGGCGTCCGTGAGAAGCTCCCAATTTTTgccgcaaaacaaaagattcAACGCCTCATCAGTCGATATCAgacgctgctgctggtgggTGAGACGGGGAGcgggaaaacaacacaagtACCGCAATTTGTGCTGGAGATGAACCCGGAGCATGCCATAGCGTGTACACAACCCCGGCGAGTTGCGGCAATCAGTGTGAGTGAACGTGTTGCAGAGGAGTTGGACGTAACACTTGGTGAAGAAGTTGGTTATTGCATTCGTTTTGATGACACGAGCAGTGACCGCACTCGTCTCAAGTATCTCACGGATGGTATGCTCCTTCGCGAGGCCATGGGTGATCCCATGTTACAGCGCTACAGCGTGATCATCCTTGACGAGGCTCACGAGCGGACGGTGCACACTGACATACTTATCGGAGCGGTAAAAGATCTCTTGCACCGGCGTCCGGATTTGCGCGTTGTGGTGATGTCTGCCACGCTTGAGGAACGACGCTTTCAGTCATATTTTCCAGAGGCCCCTCTGGTCCACGTTTCCGGTCGAATGTATGATGTTGAGGTGTACAACTCACGGCTGCCGGAAGCAAACTACCTGGAGGCTTCCATACGAACCGCTATGCAGATTCATCTCTATGAAGGGCCGGGCGACATTCTTATATTTTTAACTGGTGAAGATGAGATTGAACAGGCCGTGGAGCGGTTGCGGTTGGGAATACCCATGGCGGAACACACTAACGCCGACTGTCATAAGGGGCCTGTAGCGGTACTTCCACTGTATTCCGCGTTGCCACCAAAGGAACAACGTAAGGTGTTCCAAGCGGCGCCAGAGGGTACACGAAAGATAGTTGTCGCCACGAATGTTGCGGAAACATCGTTAACTATTGATGGTGTTGTATTTGTTATCGATAGCGGGTTCTCCAAACAGAAGGTGTACAACCCGAAGTTGCGTGTTGAGTCGTTGTTGGTGACACCTATCAGTCAGGCAAGTGCTCGACAGCGGTGTGGTCGTGCGGGGCGGACGCGCCCCGGGAAGTGTTTTCGACTTTACACCGCAAAGGCGTTTGATACGCTCCTTCAGCAGCAGACATACCCCGAAATATTACGCTGCAACTTAGGCTCAGTAATTCTTCACATGAAAATGATGGGGATTGAGGACTTGGTGAATTTCGACTTCGTGGAACCCCCAGCCCCGGAGACTCTCATGCGGGCACTGGAACTGCTGAATTATCTTGGTGCCATTAACGACGACGGCGACATGACAAAATTCGGCCGGCGTGTTGCGGATTTCCCGCTAGAACCTGAAATGGCCGCGATGCTTTTGCACAGCCCCGAGTATGGCTGCTCAGACGATATTGCACGCATTTGCGCTATGATGTCTGTTCAAAGTCCATTCGTTACACCGCGGAATGATCAGCGTGGATGCGCCATGCGTTGCAGAGATCAGTTCTACCACCCAACTGGTGACCACCTGGCGCTGTTGAACGTCTTCAACGCCTTCTACGAGGGAAGTAATCAAAGTGGGTCGTGGGCTTCTGAGAATTATCTAAATCCGCGTGTCATGAAGCAGTCGGTGAGCATTTACCGCCAGCTAATTGGTATAATGCGCAGGTTGAATTTGAGCATTTGCAGTACATACTCTGCAGCACAGTGGGGAGGCGCTGGGGATGGAGAATCGGACGAATACGCAAACGAGGTACGTCGAGCCGTGCTTCGTGGTTACTTCACGAAGGTGGCACTCTCACTTCCAACAAAGAACCAATTTCTCACGCTAAAGGATAACGTAAAGTGTCTCTTGTTCCCCTCCACCTTCCTTAACCGCCGCCCAAAGTTTGTTGTCTTCAACGAGCTTGTGCTTacaacaaacacatacatccGGACTGTAACGTCGGTGTCAGATGAATGGCTACTGGAGGTGAGTCCATTATATTTTGACCCAAGTGAATTTGAAGGTGTGAGCAGACAAGTGTTTGAGGAGTTGCACCGCCGGAATAAACGCAATAACGCGGCCGAGAGGGACCAAAATAAAGACTGCCTTAACGGGCACAAGCGACGACGTGGAGGAGACGCCCCAGataatggtgatgatgatgatgatgattcgTCTTAG